One window of the Periophthalmus magnuspinnatus isolate fPerMag1 chromosome 6, fPerMag1.2.pri, whole genome shotgun sequence genome contains the following:
- the LOC117372476 gene encoding arylsulfatase A-like produces the protein MVNVITVFLNVLCLYLSSAAPPNFIIFFADDLGFADLGCYGHPSSVTPNLDKLARGGLRFTDFYVTVGGCSPSRAALLTGRYETRSGIYPGVLYPGSIGGLPLNETTIAAMLKPLGYATAAIGKWHLGLGAKGTYLPTNHGFDHFLGIPYSHDQGPCANLTCFPPDVKCFGECDLGAVTVPLMKNDKIIQQPANFLELEKAYSDFATNFILTSTQKQQPFFLYYPSHHTHYPQFAGMRAAGRTSRGPFGDALLEFDYTIGDIMATLDKTKVLNNTLVLFSSDNGPELLRRSRGGTAGLLKCGKATTYEGGVREPAIAYWPGRIQPGVTHELASTLDILPTIAKLSGATLPPVALDGLDMTDVLLRHGRSKRESMMFWSLNPSKKHGLFALRLGKYKAYFYTEGSVKSSTVPDPDCVAPLQFHDPPLLIDLESDPSEHYPLSLKERPDLQHVLEEIMKVKASLEASMEFGESQIAKGQDPSLQPCCNPECSPKPSCCQCP, from the exons ATGGTGAACGTGATAACAGTGTTTTTGAACGTCTTGTGTCTGTACTTGAGCTCCGCAGCGCCGCCAAACTTCATCATTTTCTTCGCGGATGATCTGGGCTTCGCGGACCTGGGTTGTTACGGGCACCCCTCCTCCGTGACCCCGAACTTGGACAAGCTCGCGAGGGGAGGACTGCGCTTCACCGACTTCTACGTCACTGTCGGCGGCTGCAGCCCGTCCAG agctgctttactGACAGGCCGGTATGAGACCCGCTCGGGAATCTATCCCGGGGTGCTGTACCCTGGCTCCATTGGGGGGCTTCCTTTGAATGAGACCACCATCGCTGCCATGTTAAAACCGCTGGGATATGCCACCGCCGCTATCGGAAAGTGGCATCTGGGTTTAGGGGCCAAAGGGACATACCTTCCCACCAACCATGGATTTGACCACTTCCTCGGGATCCCATACTCTCATGATCAG GGCCCGTGTGCAAACCTGACCTGCTTCCCTCCGGACGTGAAGTGCTTTGGAGAGTGTGATCTCGGCGCCGTAACTGTCCCACTCATGAAGAACGACAAGATCATACAGCAACCGGCCAACTTcctggagctggagaaggcaTATAGTGACTTTGCAACTAATTTCATCCTGACCTCCACCCAGAAACAACAGCCCTTCTTCCTCTACTATCCATCCCAT CACACACACTACCCCCAGTTCGCGGGCATGAGGGCAGCAGGGAGGACTTCCAGAGGTCCTTTTGGAGATGCTCTGCTGGAGTTTGATTACACCATCGGAGACATTATGGCCACGCTAGACAAGACTAAGGTTCTCAACAACACTTTGGTTCTCTTCTCCTCAGACAACGG GCCTGAGTTGTTGAGGAGGTCTCGTGGAGGTACTGCTGGTCTTCTGAAATGTGGTAAAGCGACTACATATgaaggaggggtgagagagCCTGCCATTGCCTACTGGCCCGGAAGAATCCAGCCTG GTGTCACTCATGAACTGGCCAGCACTCTGGACATCCTGCCGACTATCGCCAAACTGTCAGGAGCCACGCTGCCCCCTGTGGCTCTGGATGGATTGGACATGACAGACGTCCTCCTCCGTCATGGCAGG AGTAAAAGAGAATCGATGATGTTCTGGTCCCTAAACCCCAGTAAGAAGCATGGGCTGTTTGCTCTAAGGCTGGGGAAATATAAGGCATATTTCTATACAGAAG GCTCAGTCAAAAGCAGCACAGTACCAGACCCTGACTGTGTCGCCCCTCTTCAGTTCCATGACCCTCCTCTTCTTATCGACCTGGAGAGCGACCCGTCAGAGCACTACCCCCTCTCGCTGAAGGAACGCCCTGATCTACAACACGTTCTGGAGGAGATCATGAAGGTCAAAGCCAGCCTGGAGGCCTCCATGGAGTTTGGAGAGAGCCAGATAGCAAAGGGACAGGACCCAAGTCTACAGCCCTGTTGCAACCCAGAGTGTAGTCCCAAACCAAGCTGCTGCCAGTGTCCTTAA